A single region of the Changchengzhania lutea genome encodes:
- a CDS encoding SusD/RagB family nutrient-binding outer membrane lipoprotein — translation MKNIKNLILLSILMFSVSCSDDYLDVNGSSANPSSSTPDLVLPAAQKNSADMLYDADKLNASGDSFNRIGSIHAGVLADAGDRVWYQPEQQYLILNSTYSRIWENTYTLTLFTYNFIETFEADGYDNYKAIAKIMKAFHIAMLVDTYGDIPYSEAFGRGSNTQPAYDDDQEVYDAIYNELNTAISMIDNAPPGTLTASTDAMLGGDMDEWKKFANTLKLRMLLRQVNTGASLAAKYSELISNGIGFIDATVSVNPGYANQANQQNPFYTVFGLTPGGNPTNNNQAARGNEFFVEFLKDSDDPRLTQLFVPAASDGEIRGIPQNNYTNAFRSDATSPLGPGLLVDSTQDLQVMLGSESLFLQAEAAFRGLIPGDPASLYKSGIAASFSELGATGATAYEADSFNNKINWALASSSGNELEAIITQKWIAGGFISGFEVWMDRVRTGFPSGIPIPVGAFSPIFPSNLLYPTSEIATNSANVPDQGDNAAFDRHTFWMQ, via the coding sequence ATGAAAAATATAAAAAATTTAATTCTCCTTTCGATATTGATGTTTTCGGTATCATGTAGCGATGATTATTTAGATGTTAATGGAAGTTCTGCAAACCCTTCTTCTTCGACACCTGATTTAGTCTTACCCGCAGCACAAAAGAATTCGGCCGATATGCTTTATGATGCAGATAAGCTGAATGCTTCTGGAGACTCTTTTAATAGAATTGGAAGCATACATGCAGGTGTTTTAGCTGATGCTGGAGATCGTGTTTGGTATCAACCTGAACAACAGTATTTAATTCTTAATAGTACCTATTCTAGAATATGGGAAAACACCTATACGCTAACGCTTTTTACCTATAACTTTATAGAAACTTTTGAAGCGGATGGATATGACAATTACAAAGCCATTGCTAAAATCATGAAAGCATTTCATATTGCTATGCTGGTAGATACTTATGGGGATATTCCTTATAGTGAAGCCTTTGGTAGAGGAAGTAATACACAGCCAGCTTACGATGATGACCAAGAGGTATATGATGCGATTTATAATGAACTAAATACAGCCATTAGCATGATTGACAATGCGCCTCCGGGAACTTTGACAGCTTCTACGGATGCTATGTTAGGTGGAGATATGGATGAGTGGAAAAAGTTTGCAAACACACTTAAATTAAGGATGTTGCTACGCCAAGTAAATACAGGTGCTAGTTTAGCTGCTAAGTATAGTGAATTAATAAGCAATGGTATTGGATTTATTGATGCCACAGTATCTGTTAATCCTGGTTATGCAAATCAAGCCAATCAACAAAATCCTTTTTATACTGTATTTGGATTAACTCCTGGAGGGAATCCTACAAACAATAATCAAGCTGCACGTGGTAATGAGTTTTTTGTTGAATTTCTAAAGGATAGTGACGACCCAAGGCTTACACAACTTTTTGTGCCTGCCGCTTCAGATGGAGAGATTCGTGGAATTCCACAAAATAATTATACCAATGCATTTAGATCTGATGCCACATCGCCTTTAGGCCCTGGGCTTTTAGTCGATAGCACTCAAGACCTTCAGGTTATGCTCGGTTCCGAATCTTTGTTTTTACAAGCAGAAGCTGCTTTTAGAGGTTTAATTCCTGGCGATCCAGCTTCATTGTATAAATCGGGTATAGCTGCTTCTTTTAGTGAGTTAGGAGCAACAGGCGCTACTGCATACGAGGCTGATTCTTTTAACAATAAAATCAATTGGGCTCTAGCTTCTTCGTCTGGAAACGAACTTGAGGCTATTATAACTCAAAAATGGATTGCTGGTGGTTTTATTTCTGGATTTGAAGTATGGATGGATCGCGTTAGAACAGGTTTTCCTTCTGGGATACCTATTCCTGTAGGTGCTTTTTCTCCCATATTTCCATCTAACTTATTATACCCAACTTCAGAAATAGCTACGAATTCAGCTAATGTTCCTGATCAAGGTGATAATGCTGCTTTTGACAGACATACATTTTGGATGCAGTAA
- a CDS encoding dihydrofolate reductase, with protein sequence MFGKKKAIPEIDKDQLELIQNAQKRIKQKKRLYIHFVVFLIGAVFIIVANTVLGIAEDFKIFNLDWFVFAILFWLFLFLYHLFNVFVTHKFMGEAWKQQQLKKLVSQQQERIEKLKEDFIKEEALIAQTEVYNEAPKNVITDASSKKKSELTIIVATSENNAIGKDNQLIWHLSDDLKRFKQLTNGHHIIMGRKTFESFPKPLPNRTHIVISRQPNYSAPDGVIVVTNLEDAIDAAKSDSQPFIIGGGEIYKQAMYLADKIELTRVHAHFEADTFFPEIDTIAWKEIANRFHNKDVHNDYDFSFITYVKT encoded by the coding sequence ATGTTCGGAAAAAAGAAAGCCATACCAGAAATAGATAAGGATCAGTTGGAGCTTATTCAAAATGCACAAAAACGGATTAAACAAAAAAAACGTTTATACATACACTTTGTTGTTTTCTTAATAGGAGCCGTTTTTATTATTGTGGCAAATACCGTTTTAGGTATTGCCGAGGACTTTAAAATTTTCAACTTAGACTGGTTCGTCTTTGCTATTTTATTTTGGTTGTTTCTTTTCCTGTATCATCTGTTCAATGTTTTTGTAACCCATAAATTCATGGGTGAAGCCTGGAAACAGCAGCAATTAAAAAAATTGGTTTCACAGCAGCAAGAGCGAATAGAAAAGTTAAAAGAAGATTTTATAAAAGAGGAAGCATTAATAGCACAAACCGAAGTTTATAATGAGGCACCAAAAAATGTCATTACCGATGCTTCTTCAAAAAAAAAAAGTGAGCTCACCATAATTGTAGCTACCAGCGAAAATAATGCCATCGGAAAAGACAACCAACTCATTTGGCATTTAAGTGATGATTTAAAACGCTTTAAACAACTAACAAACGGGCATCATATCATCATGGGACGCAAAACCTTCGAAAGTTTCCCTAAACCATTACCAAATAGAACACATATTGTCATTTCCAGACAACCCAATTACTCAGCTCCCGATGGTGTTATTGTTGTTACGAATTTAGAAGATGCTATAGATGCTGCCAAAAGTGACTCCCAACCTTTTATTATAGGTGGTGGTGAAATCTACAAGCAAGCCATGTATCTTGCAGATAAAATAGAACTCACTCGTGTGCATGCCCATTTTGAAGCCGATACGTTTTTTCCTGAAATCGATACTATAGCTTGGAAAGAAATAGCTAATCGATTTCATAATAAAGACGTACATAATGACTATGACTTTTCTTTTATAACGTATGTGAAGACTTGA
- a CDS encoding NAD(P)/FAD-dependent oxidoreductase: protein MVKDIQLRISLKEEKIDAILTLKSARFLGINTSEITGIKILRKSIDARKPKIYFNYKIAVYIKEPLPEQSSYLFDYKDVSKAKPIHIIGFGPAGMYAALRCIELGFKPIVLERGKNVKDRRRDIKAINQDHIVDEDSNYCFGEGGAGTYSDGKLYTRSLKRGDVRRIFENLVFHGATEQILIDAHPHIGTNKLPKVVQNIRETILKYGGEIHFETRVADFVIQNGKIKTIQMHNGNEMSVEKVILATGHSARDIFYLLQKKEIHLEAKSFAMGVRIEHPQHIIDSIQYHCSSDRNELLPAASYSLVQQVNDRGVYSFCMCPGGFIVPAATASGEVVVNGMSPSKRNNLFANSGIVVEINADIDLKKYAHFGALKGLEYQKNLEKLAYTAGGRSQTAPAQRLTDFVQGKLSSNLNPTSYQPGLKSAPLHSLLPKLIGSRLRKGFEYFGQKMKGYYTEEANIVGVESRTSSPVSIPRNGLLQHPQISNLFPCGEGGGYAGGIVSAAMDGEQCAEAATVGL from the coding sequence ATGGTAAAAGACATTCAGTTACGTATTAGCCTTAAGGAAGAAAAAATTGATGCTATTTTAACTTTAAAATCAGCGCGTTTTTTAGGGATTAATACTTCTGAAATCACTGGGATTAAAATTTTAAGAAAATCCATTGATGCCAGAAAACCGAAAATCTATTTCAATTATAAGATTGCTGTTTACATCAAAGAGCCGTTGCCAGAACAATCGAGTTATCTGTTTGACTATAAAGACGTTTCAAAGGCGAAACCCATACATATCATCGGCTTTGGTCCCGCAGGCATGTATGCAGCACTGCGCTGTATTGAACTTGGTTTTAAGCCCATTGTGTTGGAGCGTGGTAAAAATGTAAAAGACCGCAGGCGTGATATAAAAGCTATTAATCAAGACCATATTGTAGATGAAGATTCCAATTATTGTTTTGGAGAAGGAGGTGCAGGCACGTACAGTGATGGGAAACTCTACACACGTAGCTTAAAGCGTGGCGACGTTCGCCGGATTTTTGAAAACTTAGTATTTCACGGTGCTACCGAGCAAATATTAATAGACGCACACCCGCATATTGGGACAAACAAACTCCCTAAAGTAGTTCAGAATATTCGAGAAACCATTTTAAAGTATGGCGGTGAGATTCATTTTGAGACACGCGTTGCAGATTTTGTCATACAAAACGGCAAAATAAAGACTATCCAAATGCATAACGGTAATGAAATGTCCGTTGAAAAGGTAATTTTAGCCACGGGGCATTCTGCAAGAGACATCTTTTATCTATTGCAAAAAAAAGAGATTCATTTGGAAGCGAAATCTTTCGCTATGGGTGTTCGTATCGAACATCCACAGCATATTATTGATAGCATTCAGTATCATTGCTCTAGCGATAGAAACGAACTGTTACCAGCCGCATCCTACAGTTTGGTGCAGCAAGTAAACGACCGTGGGGTGTATTCCTTTTGCATGTGCCCAGGTGGATTTATTGTGCCTGCAGCTACAGCCAGTGGCGAAGTGGTAGTAAATGGCATGTCCCCGTCTAAACGAAATAATCTGTTTGCAAATTCGGGTATTGTTGTTGAAATTAACGCCGATATAGATTTAAAGAAATACGCGCATTTTGGAGCCTTAAAAGGTTTAGAATATCAAAAAAATCTAGAAAAGTTAGCCTATACGGCTGGCGGAAGAAGTCAGACGGCTCCTGCACAACGTTTAACAGATTTTGTCCAAGGTAAACTGTCTTCAAATTTAAACCCCACATCATACCAACCTGGTCTAAAGTCGGCACCATTGCATTCATTACTTCCGAAATTGATTGGCAGCCGATTGAGAAAGGGCTTTGAATACTTCGGACAAAAAATGAAAGGCTATTATACAGAGGAGGCTAATATTGTCGGTGTTGAATCTAGAACCTCATCACCAGTATCGATTCCTAGAAATGGCTTGTTGCAACATCCACAAATATCTAATTTATTTCCCTGTGGTGAAGGCGGTGGTTATGCTGGTGGTATCGTATCTGCCGCTATGGATGGGGAACAATGTGCCGAAGCGGCAACTGTTGGATTATAG
- the lspA gene encoding signal peptidase II produces the protein MKLSRRSAYILLVIIITIALDQVSKTIVRVHVNPSERSSIIGEYFTLHNVENAGAFLGMGSDLNPTLRILLLLILPIVVLGFVLVHIFKDKSLDNLSLFAFAAIIGGGLANVYDRIVYGSVTDFLHIDLGGVFRTGVFNIADLFVTTGMIILVVVSFRKKK, from the coding sequence ATGAAATTATCGCGACGTTCCGCCTACATACTTTTAGTCATTATAATCACCATAGCCTTAGATCAAGTTTCAAAAACGATCGTTAGAGTCCATGTTAACCCTTCAGAAAGATCATCTATAATTGGTGAGTATTTTACACTTCATAATGTAGAGAATGCTGGAGCATTTTTAGGAATGGGTAGCGACCTAAACCCCACTCTTAGAATTTTATTATTACTCATTTTACCCATCGTGGTTTTAGGATTTGTATTGGTGCATATTTTTAAGGATAAATCTTTAGATAACTTGTCTTTATTTGCATTTGCGGCTATTATTGGTGGCGGTTTGGCAAATGTTTACGACCGCATTGTATATGGATCCGTGACCGACTTTTTGCATATAGATCTTGGTGGTGTATTTAGAACGGGTGTGTTTAACATTGCCGATTTATTTGTTACTACAGGTATGATCATACTTGTTGTTGTGAGCTTTAGGAAGAAAAAATAG
- the fabD gene encoding ACP S-malonyltransferase — MNAYIFPGQGAQFTGMGLDLYENAPLAQELFEKANAILGFNITDTMFEGSADDLKETKVTQPAVFLHSVILAKTMGDRFKPDMVAGHSLGEFSALVANGTLTFEDGLQLVSQRALAMQKACEIEPSTMAAVLGLDDHIVEDVCAKTEGIVVAANYNCPGQLVISGELEAINRACETLKAAGARRALVLPVGGAFHSPLMEPAREELAAAIENTTFSKPQCPIYQNVTASAIMNEVAIKINLISQLTAPVRWTQSVQQMITDGATLFTEVGPGKVLQGLVKKINRDAQTESATI, encoded by the coding sequence ATGAACGCATATATTTTTCCTGGCCAAGGGGCTCAATTTACAGGGATGGGCTTAGACCTTTATGAAAACGCTCCTTTAGCCCAAGAACTCTTCGAAAAAGCGAATGCCATTTTAGGCTTTAACATTACAGATACCATGTTTGAAGGCTCTGCAGATGATCTTAAAGAAACCAAGGTCACCCAGCCAGCAGTATTTTTGCATTCTGTTATTCTTGCCAAAACAATGGGTGATCGCTTTAAACCAGATATGGTTGCTGGCCATTCCTTAGGTGAATTTTCAGCCTTGGTCGCAAACGGCACATTGACTTTTGAAGATGGTTTACAGTTGGTCTCACAACGTGCATTGGCGATGCAAAAGGCATGCGAAATAGAACCTAGCACGATGGCTGCCGTTTTGGGGCTCGACGATCATATTGTTGAAGATGTTTGCGCAAAAACCGAAGGCATTGTGGTTGCTGCTAATTATAACTGTCCAGGACAATTGGTCATATCTGGTGAACTTGAGGCCATAAATAGAGCTTGTGAAACCTTGAAAGCAGCTGGAGCAAGACGTGCGCTTGTTTTACCTGTTGGAGGCGCATTTCACTCGCCACTTATGGAACCTGCACGAGAAGAGCTTGCTGCGGCTATTGAGAACACTACCTTTAGTAAACCTCAATGCCCTATTTACCAAAATGTTACCGCTAGTGCGATTATGAATGAAGTGGCTATTAAAATTAATTTAATTTCACAATTAACAGCGCCAGTTAGATGGACACAATCTGTACAGCAAATGATTACGGATGGTGCTACTTTGTTTACTGAAGTTGGTCCTGGGAAAGTGCTTCAAGGCTTAGTTAAAAAAATAAATAGAGACGCACAAACCGAATCGGCAACCATATAA